A single window of Treponema denticola ATCC 35405 DNA harbors:
- a CDS encoding endonuclease/exonuclease/phosphatase family protein gives MPAPVLNPLGRVKSGIFTLSKYGIENAERLQLPGTFSWPLKTVNLKRCLLVSEIKTDVPDKNLYIINLHLSAYDAAGVLRKQEMEYLRNLALKFYNEGHWVIAGGDWNSLFPGVEKNRFMPYTTPEEFLEWIEYLPADFIGKEWKWGFDSSTPTVRLLEKPYVKGENYTTIIDGFICSPNVEIIGVKTTDLNFEVSDHHPVIAEFTLMK, from the coding sequence GTGCCGGCTCCCGTTTTAAATCCATTGGGAAGAGTAAAAAGCGGTATTTTTACTTTAAGTAAATATGGAATAGAAAATGCGGAAAGGCTTCAGCTTCCCGGAACTTTTTCATGGCCATTAAAAACCGTCAACTTAAAGCGTTGCCTTCTGGTTTCTGAAATCAAAACAGATGTTCCGGATAAAAATCTTTATATAATAAATTTACATCTTTCAGCCTACGATGCTGCCGGCGTATTAAGAAAGCAAGAAATGGAATATTTACGAAACCTTGCTTTAAAATTTTATAATGAAGGACATTGGGTAATTGCCGGAGGAGATTGGAATTCCCTCTTTCCGGGGGTAGAAAAAAATCGTTTTATGCCTTACACTACACCTGAGGAATTTCTTGAATGGATAGAATATTTACCTGCAGATTTTATAGGCAAGGAATGGAAGTGGGGCTTTGATAGCTCTACGCCTACAGTCCGACTTTTGGAAAAGCCCTATGTTAAAGGAGAAAATTACACTACGATAATAGATGGGTTTATATGTTCTCCCAATGTTGAAATTATCGGAGTAAAAACAACAGATTTAAATTTTGAAGTTTCGGATCATCATCCTGTAATTGCAGAATTTACACTTATGAAATAG
- the hutH gene encoding histidine ammonia-lyase produces MKVKPVTVTGSSLTIEDVVAVARHGAEVKLSADAKKRIKDSKKIVDDIVKSGKPTYGISTGFGELSTVTITKDQNGALQRNLILSHACGVGNPFPEDIVRAIMLLRLNTHASGFSGVTPSVPDILVDMLNKGVIPYVPEKGSLGASGDLANLAHIALVMIGEGKAYYEGKLMEGKAALAKAGLKPVVLSGKDGLGIINGTPVMSGIGALALHDAEQLLKAANMGASLVFEAFRGITAALDPRIHKSRPHKGQIDTAAFILKMLKGSSSINTRENDVQDPYTLRCVPQVHGASADAIAYVRKVLEIEINAVTDNPLVFPDNHDVISGGNFHGQPIAITMDFLGIAVSELANISERRIERLVNPQLNGGLPAFLIENGGVNSGFMIPQYTAASLVSENKVLAHPASVDSITSSGNKEDHVSMGTTAARKITEIVKNVRHVLAIEWLTAAQACDLRGVKKYGKGTGEMMKLIRKHISKVTEDRILYNDIMKALEIISNDENIDMIENAAK; encoded by the coding sequence ATGAAAGTAAAACCAGTAACAGTAACCGGCAGCAGTTTAACAATAGAAGACGTTGTAGCTGTTGCCCGCCACGGAGCGGAAGTAAAGCTGTCCGCAGATGCAAAAAAAAGAATCAAAGATTCAAAGAAGATTGTAGATGATATCGTAAAAAGCGGTAAACCTACTTACGGCATTTCGACCGGCTTTGGAGAATTATCCACCGTAACCATTACCAAGGATCAAAACGGTGCTCTGCAGAGGAATTTAATATTAAGCCATGCCTGCGGTGTAGGCAATCCCTTCCCCGAAGACATAGTTAGGGCTATAATGCTTTTAAGGCTTAACACTCATGCGAGCGGTTTTTCGGGAGTAACCCCGTCTGTCCCGGATATTCTTGTAGATATGTTAAACAAGGGTGTAATCCCCTATGTACCCGAAAAAGGTTCATTAGGAGCAAGCGGTGACTTGGCAAACCTTGCTCATATTGCCCTTGTAATGATAGGAGAGGGAAAGGCCTATTATGAGGGCAAGCTTATGGAAGGAAAGGCAGCTCTTGCAAAAGCCGGTTTAAAGCCTGTCGTCCTTTCGGGAAAAGACGGACTCGGTATAATTAACGGTACACCCGTAATGTCCGGTATCGGAGCCTTAGCCCTGCACGATGCAGAACAGCTTCTCAAGGCTGCAAACATGGGCGCTTCCTTGGTATTTGAAGCCTTTAGGGGAATTACCGCAGCCCTCGACCCCAGAATCCATAAATCCCGTCCGCACAAGGGACAGATTGATACGGCCGCCTTTATTCTCAAAATGTTAAAGGGCAGTTCATCTATCAATACAAGAGAAAATGACGTTCAAGACCCCTATACGCTCAGATGCGTTCCGCAAGTTCACGGAGCAAGTGCCGATGCTATTGCCTATGTGCGCAAGGTTTTAGAGATAGAAATCAATGCCGTAACCGATAACCCGCTCGTCTTCCCGGACAATCATGATGTTATTTCAGGCGGAAACTTCCACGGTCAGCCCATAGCTATTACTATGGACTTCTTGGGGATTGCCGTCAGCGAGCTTGCAAACATAAGCGAGCGCCGAATCGAACGCCTTGTAAACCCGCAGTTAAACGGAGGCCTTCCTGCCTTCTTAATAGAAAACGGCGGAGTAAATTCAGGCTTTATGATCCCTCAATATACGGCGGCCTCCCTTGTTTCGGAAAACAAGGTATTGGCTCATCCTGCCAGTGTTGACTCCATTACCTCATCAGGAAATAAGGAAGACCACGTAAGTATGGGAACAACCGCTGCCCGAAAAATAACCGAAATCGTTAAAAACGTACGCCATGTTCTTGCTATTGAGTGGCTTACGGCTGCTCAAGCCTGCGATTTAAGGGGAGTAAAAAAGTACGGCAAGGGAACAGGAGAGATGATGAAGCTTATTCGAAAGCATATCTCCAAGGTTACCGAAGACCGCATTCTTTATAACGACATTATGAAGGCTCTTGAGATTATTTCAAATGATGAAAACATTGACATGATTGAAAATGCTGCTAAGTAA
- a CDS encoding acetyl-CoA carboxylase carboxyltransferase subunit alpha yields MSNKDQTNLLNNLKDIAQKAGLDISEELAKINAKLESSTALSKTWERVELARHSDRPRTLDYINLIFDNFTELHGDRFFGDDPAMIGGIGFIDGMPVTVIGTQKGRNLRETIDRNGGMANPEGYRKAMRLAKQAEKFKRPIITFIDTQGAYPGLGAEERGIGEAIAFNLREFSRLKTPIICIIIGEGGSGGALGIGVGDKIYMLENAIFSVISPEGCASILLRDSSRAKDAAAMLKITSQEVLDLKVINGIIPEPEKGAHTDPKKTADAIKEQILKDLADLTKRDPAVLVKYRSKKIRSIGKYSE; encoded by the coding sequence ATGAGCAATAAGGATCAAACGAATCTATTAAATAACCTAAAGGATATAGCCCAAAAAGCGGGGCTTGATATAAGCGAGGAGCTTGCAAAAATAAACGCAAAACTTGAAAGCTCAACAGCTCTTTCCAAAACATGGGAAAGGGTAGAACTCGCCCGCCACAGCGACAGGCCCAGAACCTTGGACTACATCAACTTGATTTTCGATAATTTTACCGAGCTTCACGGCGATAGATTTTTCGGCGATGACCCTGCCATGATAGGCGGAATAGGCTTTATCGACGGAATGCCGGTTACGGTAATAGGTACCCAAAAGGGAAGAAACTTACGCGAAACCATCGACAGGAACGGAGGTATGGCAAACCCTGAAGGCTACCGCAAAGCCATGCGCCTTGCAAAACAGGCCGAAAAATTTAAACGGCCGATTATTACCTTTATCGACACTCAAGGGGCCTACCCCGGCCTTGGTGCCGAAGAAAGAGGAATCGGAGAAGCCATCGCCTTTAACTTGAGGGAATTCAGCCGCCTAAAAACGCCCATAATCTGCATAATCATAGGCGAAGGAGGTTCCGGCGGAGCCCTCGGCATAGGAGTCGGAGACAAAATTTACATGCTTGAAAACGCCATCTTCTCGGTTATATCCCCGGAAGGATGCGCTTCAATTCTATTGAGGGATTCAAGCAGGGCAAAAGATGCAGCCGCCATGCTTAAAATTACCAGCCAAGAAGTTCTTGATCTAAAGGTAATTAACGGCATCATCCCCGAACCCGAAAAAGGAGCTCACACCGATCCCAAAAAAACCGCCGATGCTATAAAGGAGCAAATCCTAAAGGATTTAGCCGACCTTACAAAACGCGACCCCGCCGTCTTGGTAAAATACCGAAGCAAAAAGATAAGAAGCATAGGAAAGTATTCGGAATAA
- the accD gene encoding acetyl-CoA carboxylase, carboxyltransferase subunit beta codes for MDCPSCKVSYDEEVFTDNLMVCPHCNCHLRIEPRQRITYLTDENSFQELYPNLKTCNPIEMEGYEEKISAAEEKASLNEAVITGSCKIKGRDALLALMSFHFMGGSMGSVVGEKISRLMLKGATERIPVIIYATSGGARMQEGLFSLMQMAKTSSAAAELDEKGVPLFIMLCDPTTGGVTASFAMLGDITAAEPGALIGFAGPRVIEGTIRQQLPEGFQRAEFQLEKGFVDCIVPRQEQRQFFARMIDAHSLGLKETPKKKKA; via the coding sequence ATGGATTGTCCTAGTTGTAAAGTATCATACGATGAAGAGGTTTTTACAGATAACCTGATGGTTTGTCCTCATTGCAATTGCCATTTACGCATAGAACCGAGGCAGAGGATTACCTATCTGACCGATGAAAATTCGTTTCAAGAGCTGTATCCGAACCTCAAAACATGTAACCCCATCGAAATGGAAGGTTATGAAGAAAAGATTTCGGCTGCTGAAGAAAAAGCGTCCTTAAACGAAGCCGTTATTACAGGTTCTTGTAAGATTAAAGGAAGAGATGCCCTCTTAGCCCTCATGTCCTTTCACTTTATGGGAGGTTCTATGGGCTCCGTTGTAGGCGAAAAGATTTCGCGGCTTATGCTAAAGGGAGCAACCGAAAGGATACCTGTAATTATCTATGCGACTTCAGGCGGAGCACGAATGCAGGAAGGGCTTTTTTCGCTGATGCAGATGGCCAAAACTTCGAGTGCGGCTGCCGAGTTGGATGAAAAAGGAGTTCCTCTTTTTATAATGCTATGCGACCCTACCACGGGAGGTGTTACGGCAAGTTTTGCAATGCTTGGCGATATAACGGCAGCGGAACCGGGAGCCCTTATTGGATTTGCAGGCCCTAGAGTTATCGAAGGCACCATCCGCCAGCAGCTGCCAGAAGGATTTCAGCGGGCGGAATTTCAGTTGGAAAAAGGCTTTGTGGACTGTATAGTGCCGCGCCAAGAGCAAAGGCAGTTTTTTGCCCGCATGATTGACGCTCACAGCCTCGGCCTTAAAGAAACCCCTAAAAAGAAAAAGGCCTAA
- a CDS encoding acetyl-CoA carboxylase biotin carboxylase subunit codes for MIKKILIANRGEIAVRVIRSCREMGIKTVAVYSTADKDCLHVLLADEAVCIGPPPSAKSYLNKEALITAALCTSCEAVHPGVGFLSENAGFAREVENAGLFWIGPKPDTIEMLGDKVRARETAVKSGLPVTPGSDGAIKELAEAKKTAEKCGYPVIIKAASGGGGKGMRIVYKESELAENLKIASAEAEANFADGTVYIEKYLVDPRHVELQILGNGKGAVSVLGERDCSVQKNHQKLIEESPSPAVSEEMREAMCKGAVSLFSSLKYRGAGTIEFLVSGNNFYFMEVNARIQVEHPVSEMITGTDIIAEQIRVCTGENMKFAQGILPTKGWAIEARINARSPGLIKNLRVPGGNGVRFDSFLYQGYSVVPFYDSMTAKLIVHGADRANAIQKLLCALDELKIEGITCNIEEQKIILNSKKFKSGVFGTGLYEELFGNK; via the coding sequence ATGATTAAAAAAATACTTATCGCCAACAGAGGCGAGATAGCCGTGAGGGTTATCCGCTCCTGCCGCGAAATGGGAATAAAAACCGTCGCCGTTTACTCTACGGCGGACAAGGACTGTCTTCATGTGCTTTTAGCTGATGAAGCAGTCTGCATAGGCCCGCCCCCCTCGGCTAAAAGCTATCTTAACAAAGAAGCTCTTATCACGGCAGCCCTTTGCACTTCCTGTGAGGCAGTGCATCCGGGGGTAGGCTTTTTATCGGAAAATGCAGGTTTCGCCCGCGAGGTAGAAAATGCAGGGCTCTTTTGGATAGGGCCAAAACCCGACACAATCGAAATGCTCGGCGATAAGGTCCGCGCTCGCGAAACAGCCGTAAAAAGCGGACTTCCCGTGACACCCGGTTCGGATGGAGCTATAAAGGAGTTGGCTGAAGCCAAAAAAACGGCCGAAAAATGCGGCTATCCCGTAATCATTAAAGCTGCCTCAGGCGGCGGCGGAAAAGGGATGCGCATCGTTTATAAAGAATCGGAATTAGCCGAAAACCTAAAAATCGCTTCCGCCGAAGCCGAAGCCAATTTTGCCGACGGCACGGTTTATATCGAAAAATATCTGGTAGATCCGCGCCATGTAGAGCTTCAAATTCTGGGCAATGGTAAAGGAGCCGTTTCCGTTTTGGGTGAAAGGGATTGCTCGGTTCAAAAAAATCATCAGAAGTTGATAGAAGAAAGCCCCTCTCCGGCCGTAAGCGAGGAAATGCGGGAAGCCATGTGTAAGGGGGCTGTCAGCCTTTTTTCTTCCCTTAAATACCGCGGGGCGGGAACAATCGAGTTCCTAGTATCAGGCAATAATTTCTACTTTATGGAAGTAAACGCCCGAATTCAGGTAGAGCATCCCGTTTCGGAGATGATTACCGGCACCGATATAATTGCAGAACAAATCCGTGTTTGTACAGGGGAAAACATGAAGTTTGCCCAAGGGATTTTGCCTACTAAAGGCTGGGCTATCGAGGCTAGAATAAACGCCCGCTCTCCAGGGCTCATAAAGAATTTAAGGGTTCCCGGAGGAAACGGAGTGCGTTTTGACAGCTTTTTGTACCAAGGCTATTCGGTAGTTCCGTTTTATGACTCGATGACGGCTAAACTCATCGTTCACGGGGCTGACAGGGCCAATGCTATCCAAAAGCTGCTTTGCGCCCTCGATGAGCTTAAAATTGAAGGCATTACCTGCAATATCGAAGAACAAAAGATTATACTTAACTCAAAAAAGTTCAAATCGGGTGTTTTCGGTACAGGGCTCTATGAAGAGCTTTTTGGAAATAAGTAA
- the accB gene encoding acetyl-CoA carboxylase biotin carboxyl carrier protein, with protein sequence MKEDFILKVIEKFEKGDAVVLQIKQDDCELILKKEGAFPKKEAAIQSGACGGVQTAYPMPYAAIPAGFQSGLPAGIPTAPAGTTGQAAAPQAASPAAESPAQASPAASSAQNLLEVKSPIVGTFYRAPSPDSPPYVEKGSSVKKGQPLCVLEAMKMMNTLECEYDGVIEEILVSNGDLVEFDQVLFKIKAK encoded by the coding sequence ATGAAAGAAGATTTTATTTTGAAAGTGATAGAAAAGTTTGAAAAAGGCGATGCTGTGGTCCTGCAGATAAAGCAGGACGACTGTGAGCTTATCTTAAAAAAAGAAGGAGCCTTTCCTAAAAAAGAAGCTGCCATTCAGTCAGGTGCGTGCGGAGGAGTGCAGACCGCCTATCCTATGCCCTATGCAGCGATACCGGCAGGATTTCAATCCGGCCTTCCGGCGGGCATCCCGACAGCTCCGGCAGGAACAACCGGGCAAGCGGCAGCGCCTCAAGCAGCAAGTCCTGCTGCAGAATCTCCTGCTCAAGCATCACCCGCAGCTTCATCGGCTCAAAACCTACTCGAAGTAAAAAGCCCCATTGTCGGAACCTTTTACAGGGCCCCGTCTCCCGATTCTCCGCCCTATGTTGAAAAAGGCAGCTCGGTAAAAAAAGGCCAACCCCTTTGTGTGCTTGAAGCCATGAAAATGATGAATACCCTCGAATGCGAATATGACGGAGTTATCGAGGAAATCTTAGTTTCAAACGGAGACCTTGTAGAATTCGATCAGGTCTTGTTTAAGATAAAGGCTAAGTAG
- a CDS encoding leucine-rich repeat domain-containing protein produces MKKFLTVLFLTGLLTTRIAAAENPAKTAGSGRAILGISDDQKEIVVTAVTADGSAVHVEGCTVTELPSGEETILTATGAKVILKGAITKLDCGGNRLTELNVQGLTALQKLFCDDNLLTSLDVSGVTALQSLSCGENLLTSLDVSGLTGLRELYCNRNHLSSLDVQSLTALQDLFCNANKLTSLNVQDLKVLQRLHCNSNRLTLLNVRDLSALQELDCVGNELTSLDVHGVTALWELECSKNMLTLLDVQSLTSLSKLDCSANQLTSLDVRNLAALEELDCSNNKLTALYVQGLNALQELNCSENELTSLEIQGLTALEVLDSGRNDLTSLDVQGLPALKILSCTVNELTSLKVRDLPALEKLDCSVNQLTSIDILELTALKELNCSLNQFTSINILKLTALKELDCSTNQLTSLDVRNLAALEKLDCRDNKLTSLNVQGLNTLQKLYCSENELTSLEIQGLKTLQKLNCYKNKLTSLNVQGLTALQWLNCGYNELTTLNLKGLHALRDLECFNNNLPELDVQDINTLQRLNCYHNKLSTLELSTLHGLQELCCYDNLFNEKTLIRILTALPDRKQKKEGRALIYGKKNDLREGTITDFSSSAELKAAFEAAKAKNWRFYKRDTVGNEEEV; encoded by the coding sequence ATGAAAAAATTTTTGACGGTATTATTTTTAACAGGATTGTTGACAACGCGTATCGCAGCAGCGGAAAATCCTGCAAAAACCGCAGGCTCAGGAAGAGCAATACTCGGTATAAGCGACGACCAAAAAGAGATAGTCGTAACAGCGGTAACGGCAGACGGTTCTGCAGTACATGTTGAAGGTTGCACGGTTACGGAATTACCGAGCGGAGAAGAAACGATCCTCACGGCAACAGGAGCAAAGGTTATCCTTAAAGGCGCTATTACCAAGCTGGACTGTGGAGGCAACCGGCTTACAGAGCTTAACGTACAGGGGTTAACAGCTTTACAAAAATTATTCTGCGATGACAATCTGCTTACTTCGCTTGATGTCAGCGGTGTAACCGCTTTGCAAAGCTTGAGCTGCGGAGAGAATCTACTGACCTCGCTCGACGTATCGGGTTTAACCGGTTTACGGGAACTGTACTGCAACCGCAATCATCTGTCTTCGCTTGATGTACAGAGTTTAACCGCTTTGCAGGATTTGTTCTGCAACGCCAATAAACTTACTTCGCTTAACGTACAAGACCTAAAAGTGTTACAGAGACTGCACTGTAACAGCAACCGGCTTACTTTACTCAATGTTCGGGATTTAAGTGCTTTACAGGAACTGGACTGCGTAGGTAATGAACTTACCTCGCTTGATGTACATGGCGTAACCGCCTTATGGGAACTGGAATGCAGCAAAAACATGCTTACTTTGCTCGATGTACAAAGTTTAACTTCCTTATCGAAGCTGGACTGTTCCGCAAATCAACTTACCTCACTAGACGTACGGAACTTAGCAGCTTTGGAGGAACTGGATTGTAGTAACAATAAACTTACCGCACTTTATGTGCAGGGATTGAATGCGTTACAGGAACTGAACTGTTCCGAAAATGAGCTCACCTCACTCGAAATACAGGGTTTGACTGCTTTGGAAGTACTGGATTCCGGCCGCAATGACCTTACCTCACTCGATGTACAAGGATTACCGGCTTTAAAGATACTGAGCTGTACTGTCAATGAGCTTACCTCACTCAAAGTACGGGACTTACCGGCCTTGGAAAAACTGGACTGTTCCGTAAATCAACTTACCTCAATCGATATACTAGAGTTAACCGCTTTAAAGGAACTGAACTGTTCCTTAAATCAATTTACCTCAATCAATATACTGAAGTTAACCGCTTTAAAGGAACTGGACTGTTCCACAAATCAACTTACCTCACTAGACGTACGGAACTTAGCAGCTTTGGAGAAACTGGATTGCAGGGACAATAAACTTACCTCGCTTAATGTGCAAGGATTGAATACATTACAGAAATTGTACTGTTCCGAAAATGAGCTTACCTCACTCGAAATACAAGGCTTAAAGACGTTGCAGAAACTGAACTGTTACAAAAACAAGCTTACCTCACTCAATGTACAGGGGCTGACCGCTTTACAGTGGCTGAATTGCGGGTATAATGAACTTACAACACTTAACCTAAAAGGCTTACACGCATTGCGTGACCTGGAGTGCTTTAACAATAATCTTCCTGAACTCGACGTACAGGACATAAACACCTTACAAAGACTGAACTGTTATCATAATAAACTTTCTACTCTTGAACTATCAACATTACACGGTTTACAGGAACTGTGCTGCTATGATAACCTTTTTAACGAAAAAACCCTTATCCGGATACTAACCGCCCTGCCCGATAGGAAGCAAAAAAAAGAAGGCAGAGCTTTGATATATGGTAAAAAAAATGATCTAAGGGAAGGAACTATAACGGATTTTTCTTCTTCCGCCGAATTAAAAGCTGCTTTTGAAGCTGCAAAAGCAAAAAACTGGAGATTCTATAAACGGGATACAGTTGGAAATGAGGAAGAGGTTTAA
- a CDS encoding virulence RhuM family protein: MAKDIQVRNSVSDFLIFTKQTGGDGIQVRLHDENIWLTQKSMAQLFDCSIDNIALHLKNIFQTGELDEMATTEDSSVVQKEGERNVSRNMKFYNLDAVISVGYRINSVRATQFRKWATDVLKQFTIKGYVLDKTRLENGQIFDENYFDHLLDEIREIRASERKFYQKITDIYATASDYSPNSIISKTFFATVQNKLHYAIHGSTAAEVIYTRADYQKKNMGLTSWKNSPKGKILKSDVSIAKNYLSETELQDLNQFVSMYLDYAERQAKKKIPMTMEDWAKKLDVFLEFNEEAILTDKGKVSTAIAKSFAESEFEKYRIIQDKTFVSDFDKYLAELENTISG; the protein is encoded by the coding sequence ATGGCAAAAGATATTCAGGTGCGGAACAGTGTCAGCGATTTTCTCATTTTTACTAAGCAAACGGGCGGAGATGGTATACAGGTTCGATTGCATGACGAGAATATTTGGCTGACACAAAAGTCGATGGCTCAATTATTTGATTGTTCAATCGATAACATTGCTCTACACTTAAAAAACATATTTCAAACAGGAGAGCTTGATGAAATGGCAACTACCGAGGATTCCTCGGTAGTTCAAAAAGAGGGTGAAAGAAATGTGAGTAGGAACATGAAGTTTTACAATCTTGATGCCGTTATTTCCGTAGGATACCGTATTAACTCCGTTCGAGCAACTCAGTTCCGTAAATGGGCAACGGATGTATTAAAACAATTTACCATTAAAGGCTATGTACTTGATAAAACCCGCTTGGAAAACGGACAAATTTTCGATGAAAACTATTTTGACCATCTGCTTGATGAAATAAGAGAAATCCGTGCAAGTGAGCGCAAGTTCTATCAAAAAATAACGGATATTTATGCGACAGCCTCAGATTATTCTCCCAACTCCATAATCTCAAAGACATTTTTTGCAACCGTACAAAATAAACTGCACTATGCAATTCACGGCTCTACTGCTGCAGAAGTTATTTATACACGAGCTGATTATCAAAAGAAAAACATGGGGCTTACTTCATGGAAAAATTCACCTAAGGGTAAAATATTAAAGAGCGATGTCAGCATTGCAAAAAATTACTTATCTGAAACGGAATTGCAGGATTTAAATCAATTTGTTTCCATGTATTTGGACTATGCTGAACGGCAGGCAAAAAAGAAAATACCAATGACAATGGAAGACTGGGCTAAAAAGCTGGATGTTTTTTTGGAGTTCAACGAAGAAGCTATTTTAACAGACAAGGGTAAGGTATCGACAGCGATTGCAAAAAGTTTTGCCGAATCAGAATTTGAAAAATACCGTATCATTCAGGATAAGACCTTTGTTTCCGATTTTGACAAATACTTAGCGGAATTGGAAAATACCATTAGCGGATAA
- the fabV gene encoding enoyl-ACP reductase FabV codes for MIVKPMVRNNICLNAHPQGCKKGVEDQIEYTKKRITAEVKAGAKAPKNVLVLGCSNGYGLASRITAAFGYGAATIGVSFEKAGSETKYGTPGWYNNLAFDEAAKREGLYSVTIDGDAFSDEIKAQVIEEAKKKGIKFDLIVYSLASPVRTDPDTGIMHKSVLKPFGKTFTGKTVDPFTGELKEISAEPANDEEAAATVKVMGGEDWERWIKQLSKEGLLEEGCITLAYSYIGPEATQALYRKGTIGKAKEHLEATAHRLNKENPSIRAFVSVNKGLVTRASAVIPVIPLYLASLFKVMKEKGNHEGCIEQITRLYAERLYRKDGTIPVDEENRIRIDDWELEEDVQKAVSALMEKVTGENAESLTDLAGYRHDFLASNGFDVEGINYEAEVERFDRI; via the coding sequence ATGATTGTAAAACCAATGGTTAGGAACAATATTTGTCTAAACGCTCATCCGCAAGGATGCAAAAAAGGCGTTGAGGATCAAATAGAGTACACAAAAAAGAGAATTACCGCTGAGGTAAAAGCCGGAGCAAAAGCCCCTAAAAACGTGCTGGTTCTCGGCTGCTCGAACGGTTACGGACTTGCAAGCCGGATAACGGCAGCATTCGGCTATGGGGCCGCCACTATCGGCGTTTCCTTTGAAAAAGCCGGAAGCGAAACAAAGTACGGCACACCCGGCTGGTACAACAACCTGGCCTTTGACGAGGCTGCCAAAAGGGAAGGCCTTTATTCCGTAACTATAGACGGAGACGCCTTTTCCGATGAAATCAAGGCACAAGTAATCGAAGAAGCCAAAAAGAAAGGAATTAAATTCGATCTTATAGTTTACAGCTTGGCAAGCCCTGTAAGAACCGATCCCGACACAGGCATAATGCACAAGTCCGTCTTAAAACCCTTCGGTAAAACATTTACAGGCAAGACAGTCGATCCCTTTACGGGAGAACTAAAAGAAATCTCCGCCGAACCTGCAAACGATGAAGAAGCCGCTGCAACCGTTAAGGTTATGGGAGGAGAAGACTGGGAACGCTGGATAAAGCAGCTTTCAAAAGAAGGTCTTTTAGAAGAAGGCTGCATTACCCTAGCCTATTCCTATATCGGCCCTGAGGCCACTCAAGCCCTCTACCGAAAGGGCACCATAGGAAAGGCAAAAGAACACCTTGAAGCAACTGCCCACCGCCTAAACAAAGAAAACCCGTCAATACGGGCCTTCGTTTCGGTGAACAAGGGCTTGGTAACAAGGGCAAGTGCGGTAATCCCCGTAATTCCCCTATACCTCGCTTCCTTGTTTAAGGTTATGAAAGAAAAAGGAAACCACGAGGGCTGTATCGAGCAGATTACCCGCCTTTATGCCGAAAGACTCTACCGTAAAGACGGCACCATCCCCGTCGATGAAGAAAACAGAATCCGTATCGACGACTGGGAGCTTGAAGAAGACGTTCAAAAGGCGGTTTCGGCTTTAATGGAAAAAGTAACCGGCGAAAATGCCGAAAGCCTAACCGACCTTGCAGGCTACCGCCACGACTTTTTAGCCTCAAACGGCTTTGATGTAGAAGGCATCAACTACGAAGCCGAGGTAGAAAGGTTCGACAGGATTTAA
- the fabG gene encoding 3-oxoacyl-[acyl-carrier-protein] reductase, translating to MLLKGKKALVTGSSRGIGKEVVRRFIEEGAEVWGLCTKPSASKAEMEAFAKEKGSTFHEIYADCGNAEGLTETVKKALEESGGFDILVNNAGITRDGLSFRMKLSDWEDVLRVNLTGVFVASQIVSSDMIRKRAGSIINMTSIVGLHGQGGQVNYSASKAGLIGFTKSLAKETAGRGVRVNAIAPGYIETDMTAAVNEEMRKAWIEGIPLKRAGLPLDIANAAVFLASDLSLYITAQVLGVDGGLGA from the coding sequence ATGTTATTAAAAGGAAAAAAAGCATTGGTAACAGGCTCTTCGCGAGGAATCGGAAAAGAGGTTGTTAGAAGATTTATTGAAGAGGGAGCCGAAGTTTGGGGCTTATGTACAAAACCTTCTGCAAGCAAGGCGGAAATGGAAGCTTTTGCAAAAGAAAAAGGAAGCACATTTCATGAAATATACGCTGACTGCGGCAATGCGGAAGGCCTTACCGAAACGGTAAAAAAAGCCCTCGAAGAATCCGGCGGCTTTGACATACTTGTAAACAACGCAGGTATTACAAGAGACGGCCTTTCATTTAGGATGAAGCTTTCCGACTGGGAAGACGTTTTACGCGTAAACTTAACAGGCGTTTTTGTCGCCTCGCAAATTGTTTCTTCCGATATGATTAGAAAAAGAGCCGGCTCGATTATCAATATGACAAGTATCGTAGGCCTTCACGGTCAAGGCGGACAGGTCAACTATTCCGCAAGCAAGGCTGGCCTTATAGGTTTTACAAAGAGCCTTGCAAAAGAAACGGCAGGAAGAGGAGTACGCGTAAACGCCATCGCCCCCGGCTATATCGAAACCGATATGACAGCCGCCGTAAACGAAGAAATGCGGAAGGCATGGATCGAGGGCATTCCCTTAAAAAGAGCAGGGCTGCCCCTAGACATAGCAAACGCCGCAGTCTTTTTGGCTTCGGACTTATCGCTTTATATAACCGCCCAAGTCCTAGGAGTCGACGGCGGACTGGGAGCATAA